In Notolabrus celidotus isolate fNotCel1 chromosome 22, fNotCel1.pri, whole genome shotgun sequence, the genomic stretch CCTAGCTGTTCCTGGGTACCCCATATCACCACATGTGGGTCCCAGGAActcattgcattaaaaacatagcGACAAATTAACGGTAATAAACAAGAAATGTGGTTGTTTGTGTATCTGCAGAGAGTGTGCCCTCAAATTTTCTTTAATCTGGACACTTTAAAGCATCAATCAGGACTAATAGAATCCATGTAGGAACCAGAGGTGGCATTGCTGTCACTCTCCTCTACTTAGCCTGTCTGCGTCAGACATAAATGTAACCTGAGATGCCAAAGGgactaaacaaaacaacagtatcTGAGTGTGTTGCAAAAaagtttttccttctttcagGCAGATTCTCACTaaaatattttctgtttctgtgtagaGCAATGCCTATACGGCCATGTCGGACTCCTACATGCCCAGCTACTACAGCCCCTCCATAGGATTTTCCTACTCCCTAAATGAGGCAGCATGGTCCACAGGTGGGGACCCTCCTATGCCTTACCTGGCCTCCTATGGACAGCTGAGCAATGGGGAGCCCCACTACCTCCCGGACGCTATGTTTGGCCAGCCAGGCCCCCTGGGGAACAACCCTTTCCTGGGCCAGCATGGTTTCAACTTCTTCCCTGGCGGTATCGACTTCTCAGCATGGGGAAATAGCAGCTCTCAGGGACAGTCGGGGACACCACAGAGCTCTGGCTACAGCAGCAGCTATGCTTATGCTCCCAGCTCGCTTGGAGGTGCCATGATCGATGGACAGTCCCCGTTTGCACCTGCCGCCAATGAGCCTCTTAACAAGGCCCCTGGTATGAACAGCCTTGACCAGGGCATGGCTGGGCTTAAGATCGGCAATGCTGCTCCTGGTGGTAATGGGGACATGGCTCCTAAGGTGGTGGGCTCTGGCATACCTGGTGGGGGTCCTCTTGGCCCTGTATCATCTGTAGGACCTCCCAGCATGCCTCCTGTCTCAATCGCCCCTGCCAAGCCTGCCTCCTGGGCCGATATTGCCAGCAAACCAGCCAAGCCTCAACCCAAGCTGAAAACCAAGGGTGGCATGGTGGGTGCCAATTTGCCTCCTCCGCCCATTAAACACAATATGGACATCGGCACTTGGGACAACAAGGGCAATATGCCTAAAGCTGCCACCCCTCAGCAGGTGCCCTCTATTCCCAGCAACGGGCAGCCGCCCAACCAGGCTTCCCCACAGCCTGCAGCTACTGCTGCAGGAAACCCTCAAATGCCCCTCAGCAATGGACAGCTGGGACAGCCTGTTTCTCAGATGGGGCAGCATCAGCTTCCACCCAGTGGACAACCAGGTATGACTCAGATGCCCCAGCCTCCTCTCTCCCAGGGTCCTACTCCTCAAAGCCAACAGCAGCAACCTTCTCAACCTACTCGTTGGGTTCCTCCACGGAACAGGGCCAATGGATTTGGGGATGGCAGTGGGAGTGGTACAGGCCAGTCACCACCGAGCTCCTCTGGTGTGGGTGTGGTTCCTGGGGTCCCCTCTGAGCCTCACCCAGTCCTAGAGAAGTTGCGCATGGTTAACAATTATAACCCCAAGGACTTCGACTGGAATCCCAAGCAGGGCAGGGTGTTTATCATCAAGAGCTACTCTGAGGACGACATTCATCGCTCCATCAAGTATAATATCTGGTGCAGTACGGAGCATGGCAACAAGAGGCTGGATGCAGCTTATCGTTCATTGGGCGCCAAAGGGCCGCTTTATCTTCTGTTCAGTGTCAATGGGAGTGGTCACTTCTGTGGTGTAGCAGAGATGCGCTCACCCGTGGACTACAACACGTCTGCTGGCGTGTGGTCACAGGACAAATGGAAGGGTCGTTTTGATGTGCGCTGGATCTTTGTTAAGGACGTTCCCAACAGTCAGCTAAGGCACATTCGGCTTGAGAACAACGAAAATAAGCCAGTGACCAACTCTCGGGACACACAGGAGGTACCACTGGACAAGGCCAGGCAGGTGCTTAAGATCATCGCTGGATACAAACACACCACTTCCATCTTCGATGACTTTTCTCACTACGAGAAGcgtcaggaagaggaggaatgtGTGAAAAAGGTAATAAACAGTTGAATACTGTGAATTATAATACTGATGTACGAGCAAAGTGCTTAACTTGTATTGAAGAAGGTTCAGTCTATGATACTAGTTTGGGAGTTGTAAGCATCAAAAGTTTTTCTTTCTCATGTGAGGGACCAGCGGAAAACAAAGGATTAACGGTGAATTTATTTCCTTGTTTGAACTTTGTGTTTGTACACAACAAAATTTTGCGATTTCTTTTCCTAAATTTTTCACTGTGGTGCCATGTGTTCTTTCTGTATAATCACTCGCATGTATTACTTTGCTTTAAAATCAAAGGTAGACGTAAAAGAATGGAGATCAGAAATAATAGACCTCATTCCCAAGGTGTCGTCCTTCGTCCTATCAAGtaatacaaacatttacaaTCTACTGAATTGTTGTCTTGTCACTGCTCACCTGTTGATAAGCAGCAACAAAGATAATTTATTGATACATCTGAAGTGACACTGCACTATATTTTAAGTAAAAACATTTGTGCTCTAATTTGCTAACATCAGAGCACAGCTAATGTTCATATTCAGCCACTCTTCCTTAGACAATTCTGTTTTACAATCGAAGATCAGATCAGGAAAagtaaaatattattattaatcatagaaaaaaatatttttatagaTGACTACTCGAGCGTTTATGCTGTCTATTTTAACTTCACGCTCTCTGACAATATGAGGATGGTCTGTCTGTACAGGCAGACTTCAGTGTTGCAGTTTAACCAGGGACACTATTAACTGGCTAACCAGTTAGCAGGGTTTCTTATTATATCAAAACACTGGCAGTCTTACTTCCATTATCTGGGATATAAACCTTAGTCAAGTGACAGGATGAGAAACCTCCCGTGTGCACCAACAATTTTCTTTGAACAAAtcaacaaatatttgaataattttGCACAGACTCAGAAAAAAGAGATGATAAATGGATATAGCAACTGGATTCAGGGTTATATCCCAAGTGTTGAAGGTAAGACACATGTACAGTGCTTGACGGGGAAGTTAAatagaatgaaaacaaaaaaagtagtcTGTAATGAAAATAATTCTGTTTGTGCAGATGTTTCGCTTTTCCTCttatgtccatgtttttttttttaatgaactttgTTTATTAGAACTTTTTTTGACAGAATTTGACAATTTTTGACCACTTGGAATTAACAGTGCCATATTAAAAATAAGACACAAAATCCTTCAATAttaacaagaacacaaaaatgaattaattaaaaatgaaacaacaaacaaacgtTATGGGAATAACAATAATTATGTccatgattttaaaatgtttgttgaatAGGAAgtggctaaatgctaacattagctgtgttCTCATGTTAGCTAATGggttgtcaattttttttttttttactgaaaataTAGTGTCTCTGGATTTTAACCTTTCATTCTATTTGTATCTGCTTATCAGTGAGTTAGCGATGGCATTACATTAATTCATCAAATTGTCAACGTTTATACGGCTTAACGACCTGAGACACAATAGTAAGACACAATAATAACATTGACGCTTCCCACCCGGAGTGTGatgtacccccccccccccaaaatgaTGTAGCACACAATAGCTGTTTCTATTTTAATCAGGGTTGACATCCTACTGCTTACATCAAATAATGGGAATATTTGGAGTtatcagtatttttttatttatgtcctTTAACATGGGTACATGAAATTGGACTCACACATTTTAGGGTTGACTCAAACCTGTTAAGATGATTTATCGTAGCTCTGTCAGTGTCAACATATGGAACAGTAACAGACAAATGTGTTGCAGCTCACAAGGGATTttttctgcattgtttacagtttttatgttGTAAAAACAGCACTCATTGACACTGGGGTTTGAAGTCCTACACGGTGATATAAAATATAACCTGATATGGTTTTATTTGATAGGCACATTCTTTAAAAAGGTTGCCAAGTCAACATATTTACTTACCATCTACATAAAAGCTTTTAACGAACTAAACTGTTCTAGTTGAAGAAAAGCATTTATTTTCCACAAATTTAGTGGGTTCTGTTAGTTTAATGCCATGAACTTTTATTTCAGTTGGATCCTTACCATATCACTGTATGTGTATTCTAAGTAATCCCTAAAGTCTAGTGCAACTCcacttaaagacacaaaaatgtgCTGCTTAAAGTGAATGTTTGGTGCTTTAAGTCAGGATGAGCTTCCAGAAGAAGATGGTTAGGATTTTGCAGAAATTGTATTGTTTACGTTGCAGATTTTGTTAGTCACTTACTGTAAATGCCACCAAAATGCCTTCACATACAGCTTAAACTGTCCTGTCATCAGTTATCTTGTAAATGACAAGATTATTTCACAGCTGTAAACTTGATGTGATTATATGAAGTGTTCAATGATGTGCTTTATATGTCACATTTTGGGACTGTTAGAGCATACAATATCTTGAATCTGAACTTCTGCATTCCAAAATTTGATTGTCTTTTGAGTTATTCCCCTATTAATACCCAAAATGCAGCACTCTGAGTAACTCTTGACCATGTTTCGATGACACAATGATTGataagtgagagagagaaacttcatctatttgtgaaacttcaAAAAGTCTTTATCCAGGGTATACAATGTTAATTTAGGTATTATTTGTAAGTATGAAATGAATAAGTGCTTAATGGTTTATTCCAATTACATAACATTCCATTTTCAGCTCGTACTTTTCTTCTCTCGTATCTGATTCTTGTAATATATTATCAGGTAGTGATGTTATCTAGATTGTAGCTGTTAATGATAAACTGTCATGTTCACTGCAAAATTTCAAAATCCTCTGCTGGTGCTAATCATGGTCTAGCaaacatattattttttttgctagaTTTGTGACATAGATTGGATTTTAATTATAGCAACTATCTTGTTTGGATGTGGTCCAAGTATGCTCAGTTTTCACCCCTCTGTGTGACAGGTGGAGGTCCAAGGCAGCGAGCCATATCCCAGCAACCCCAGCAACAGGAGTCATTACAGGCTTCAGGTAAATGACTTCATCTGTCACAATGTGCTGAAGCAGTGCACATATTATTTTGATACTAAATGTGTAAAGCTTTGATGTGGTGTTTGTGAATTTTACTTGTCTATCATGCATCTAAAAAAGTTGTTGGGGAAGTGTCAGTAAGTGGTTGTAGAAGTAAACAAACTGAATCTGTGGAGTGATTGtgtacacttgaggtcaaagagtaaaccagaattatctttatattttttagGATCAGGGTCAAATATGTTcatgtgcatttcatttttcctAACttattgtgttttgattttcttctAGGAGCGCCAAGGACGAGTCAAGTAACAGTTGGTGCTTTTGTCAAAAGACTGCAATGGCCCCGCCTAAAGCCCTATCCACCCCATGACATCATTACATCCAGATCTCTAAGAAATTCTAACGGGGTGAAGAATTAACCaaggacaaaaaaaactaaatgaagACTCTCTTGATTTCTTTTGACTTTAAAGACTTACTTCGAACTTgtagtaaaaagaaaaaggaaacgaTTATTCATAGGACTACAACTAAATGCATAGCATCCTTAGGTGAAATCTTTTTTGCCCCACCCCATTCCACTACATATGCTTTCCCCCCTTGTATGctgctttttccttttttaaatgaaaggatCATCCCTCTGTTTTTATGGTCCAAGAGCAAGCCTGTaattctcacacaaacacacaaatccaaTAGAAGTTTGTAGTGTTGGCTAAATTTAGTGTCCCAAAGTCAAGAATGGGCAGTTTGTCTCATTTTCTTTGTAACCACCCTCACCCCCCTCACCCCCCTGTCTTTCTGAGGATGCTCACATCTTCATCCAGGACCCAGTGGAGTTTCCTCCTCAGTGGATTTTCATCTTCAAGGACACTCACCCCAGAATCTTTTTTCATATGTGCTCGCCATGTTTCGTTTGAGAGGACTGAAGGTGTTCAGAATGGccctcttgttttgttttggcatgTGGTGGACCGAGTATGTGGGGACAGCCAGGCCTGAAGAGGAAGGGTAGTGAAAGGGGGGGTGAAGAGTGTGAAAGCAGAAGAAATGTTAAGTTGATGAGCCTTGCTCAGTGTATAATTTTATGGTCTAAAAAGTGATTGGGGCCCTctgttgacagtcttcattgGACTTTATTTACCCTCTGTTCCGTTCTCTTGGACAAGTTAATTCATCATTGCTTTGGGCTGCTttcttgtattttgtttttcctccttcctcaGTTTTCTAAAGACAGTGATGCGAGTGGCCTTGCCCCCACTCTTTCTATTAATCAGTTCAAAGTAATAAATGTGGTATATTCAGCAGAACTGGTGTGCATCCCCTTGTTTGACTGTAATTGAATTTGTTGCGCAGTGTCTGTAGATTATTTTCTTCAGTTTGTCTCGTCCCTCCCAGGTTCAGGAACAAACTTTTTTCTGCTTTCCCTTCGTGTTCAGCCCATCCaccctctgtcctcactctgaaCTAAACCGCTGTACCCTGCATTTCTTTCATCTCCATTTTCCTTCCTGATCacatcctctgcacttcatgtCCCATCTCTGACTGCTCAGCCAACTTTACATATAATATCACAATCAGCTTCCATCATTTTCAGAATGTTAATGTTGGTGAGTTTAaatataaaggaaaaaaatacgCAAGGTCCTCTTTCAGAACTACTGGCTTTTATTCGTGGCATAATAAAGATGCTCCACAAATTGGTGTATgggttttcttccttttttggtAGTCACATGCGTGTCTAATTGAACCTGTCCACATTTGTTGTATCTACTGTGCAGAACATGCTACCTGATGGGTAACAACTTTCTTTTCTCATGTGTATTACGTGATCTTTAGCATTGGGGCTATCCTCTATAGAGTAATTATTTTCTTGAGCTGTAAAAATGTATTCTTCATCTCGTATTCCTGCCCATGTTCAAACACCTGCTCAGGAGAGTATCTGCAATCCGccattttctcttcttctcaatGCAGTTGTAGCGCACGTCGCGGCCACAAGAGGGAGACACAGCACAACCTACTGCTGCGCATCTTCCATCCTGTACAGGAGGACACTCGTTTCCTTCAGGGGTCATATCATCAAGCTGGGCCGCCTTTACAGCAAGTCTTTACTGACAGTTTGTAGCTTCATTTTTTCAAGTTTCTTGGCTGTTGCTTCCATTATTGATAAAATAAGCACACAACTTCAACACAAAAAGTTGAAATAAGTCACGTTTAGGTTGGCCTCtactttttacagtctatggttggccTATGTGTTTAAGTTGTGACGTACATGGTTATTTTGCCCCTGTGTGCAAAACGTTTCATAACACCAATAGCATTAAGACGAGGACTGAAATCCCCTAATTTCAGAATAACTTAGTGTAATTTCCACCCACAGGTAAGTTCAACAAAAATACCCATAAAGCTTACTTAAATTAGAGCAAGATATTAAGGCACAATactctcctttttatttatttattttttatttattttatttttaacaggaaCGTCACTATCAGCTAGCCTGAAGATTGCGTACAACTCACCTGGTGCAATCTGTTTgctaacatttaaaaacataatatAGGCTATAGCACACATTATTTACATCAAAATCATTATGTTTTGTAGATTTTTAATACTTGTTAATGGCTGTGATTTTATCAGGGGTTTTTTTTCACtaatgtattatttttgaaTCGTCCATACAACGTCTTGTTACCATATTATGAAGATAAAGTAGAATACCAACGTTTATTAAGGTAACACGCGGATAAAATTGAAATAATATCAAGGCCTTAATTCAATTGAAGTGTAAAGCTGCAAAACATCACCACCGTTAAAATCTGTGACCACTATCAGTCAGCTTTTTTAGGTGGAAGTCCAGCTTTTATTTAGAGAAGAAATGCGTGTTTATGTTCTGTTTCgcggagcaggaggaggggggtcgACGGCACGTGTCGTGTCTGCGTTGAGGGTGCGTGGCGAACACGCTGCCTCGAGGGGATCTCCCGTGACCCTTATCAGCGCGTCTCTGGGGACTGCCTTTCAGCCACTCCTGGGATGCAAATGAACGTCcataaaagagagggagacagagacagcaACCGAAAcgatggaggagaagaaagggaaaTGGGACCATGGGGAGAAAGTGTACgagaaggaggggggagggtgacggcggagaagaagaggggaggaggtcAGCACTTATATTTTAGAGCAAAGATCAGGCTAAATGCAGGGAAGAGATGGAGGACCGAAATGAGTTGGCCTACAGTTGTAAGAGGTtctctagtgtgtgtgtgcgtgtgcgtgtgtgtgtggctgactGCAATGTAGGGTGTATTATGACAATagcaaaaaagggaaaaagttaaatatattaatttaaaacagctttttacTTGGTATTTTCTCCTTAAATTGACCTTTTTTaactaaataaattataattgGTTACTATCTCTCATAGTCTATGATgccctgcttttatttgtaacatttgtccCTTCTAATTTGCACTTTGTTATGTATTGTTTAGTCAGAGCTTCACATAATGTGCGTGGTGTCGGTGGGTTCATAATGCACGGCAAGGTCATGGTTCTGCTTTATTTTCCCCTCATTATCATAAGGCATCCATCTCTTTCTTCCATTAGTGACGCTTCACCATGTCGCCAACCTGACCTCTATTTACATGACTAAATTAGATTTCTTCTCCCTTTTCATGCGTTTTGTTTCGCTGAGCCTGCCTCTAATACTcataagaaaaaacacagtaaagtgaGAAAACGCATCAATGCCGGAAAGTTCTACTGCTTTCTCTATACCgtatcttattatattttaggaataaaagttttcttttctctATCACAATCAAATTGTCTGTAAATGTCCCTATGATGTCCCCCTTTAATTTCACCAACATGTCAGCATTATTTTCGCTTCATCTGTAAAAGCAGTGGgggttaaaatatatattaagtaTACATTTATGTATGCTATTTAGGAATATGTCATAATGATGGATGTTTTAAGCACTTGAGTGAGGGGGCCCTACACGCGGTCACCTGCTCTCCATCACCAGGGGTCCAGCACTGTTTACATATTGAGTGTTACCCCCTCATTTCTCCTAGTGTCCCAATTCTATTGAGAGTTTTTGAGAATGCATAATGTGCAGACAGGGGAAGGGGCCCGTAAACAGTTGATGACCTCTGTCTCAACATATGTGGCACACTTGCCCTCTGCACGCTCTTATTGTCTGGAgatgacagaataaaaaaacatgtcatcCACTGATGTATCAGCATATAAAGAGGCGCATTGGCCCGGGCGGATTTTGTTGAAAAATGCCTTCTGCATTTATCTTTAAATCTCTCCAGCATAAATGTAGCATTCTCTAAGatggtttgttttgtgttgattaTATCAAAACTTCCCATGTTAAACACATTCTTGAGTTACATCTTGAATAGACTACCCTTATGTTAAAGCAGCAGGCAGCGAAATAGATCAAAATGAATCTAGACAAAAATCCAcgatttcattttttctttgatATTCCGCCTCCATCATTTGAGATGTAGGTCAACTCATCTCTATCGCCTACAGCGGTTTACAGCTTGAATCATTTGATGCAGCGCTGTGATTATAGGAGTTGAGATGAAGCTCATTATTTAAATGACTTGATGTGCTTTGGGCCTTTTACTTTGAAGAGACTTGCTAGATAGTACAAATAGAAATGTTGTCTGTGGAATGACTTCTTTATTGAGACTTTTTTGCAGGAAAATAAGCACAAACAAAGCCAtgacattaaaaattacaagaaaaaacTGCTTTAATGTAGCTTAGAAttgtaaaataaagaacaacataTTTTGTAATGAAAAAATGGGAATGAAATAAACCAGCATGCATGAGAATGATCCAGAAGTTGTTTGCTTTTTATGTTAAGGGCACAAGTAGGTGAAAACAATATTTCTGCTTTTTCGGTGCATTATCCTCACCCTGTTTTTGCATCTTCCTCTCAGATTCAGCAAGTGTACGCTCATGCGTAAACACACAGACCTTTG encodes the following:
- the ythdf2 gene encoding YTH domain-containing family protein 2 yields the protein MSASSLLEQRPKGQANKVQNGAVTQKDTLNDDEFEPYLNTQARQSNAYTAMSDSYMPSYYSPSIGFSYSLNEAAWSTGGDPPMPYLASYGQLSNGEPHYLPDAMFGQPGPLGNNPFLGQHGFNFFPGGIDFSAWGNSSSQGQSGTPQSSGYSSSYAYAPSSLGGAMIDGQSPFAPAANEPLNKAPGMNSLDQGMAGLKIGNAAPGGNGDMAPKVVGSGIPGGGPLGPVSSVGPPSMPPVSIAPAKPASWADIASKPAKPQPKLKTKGGMVGANLPPPPIKHNMDIGTWDNKGNMPKAATPQQVPSIPSNGQPPNQASPQPAATAAGNPQMPLSNGQLGQPVSQMGQHQLPPSGQPGMTQMPQPPLSQGPTPQSQQQQPSQPTRWVPPRNRANGFGDGSGSGTGQSPPSSSGVGVVPGVPSEPHPVLEKLRMVNNYNPKDFDWNPKQGRVFIIKSYSEDDIHRSIKYNIWCSTEHGNKRLDAAYRSLGAKGPLYLLFSVNGSGHFCGVAEMRSPVDYNTSAGVWSQDKWKGRFDVRWIFVKDVPNSQLRHIRLENNENKPVTNSRDTQEVPLDKARQVLKIIAGYKHTTSIFDDFSHYEKRQEEEECVKKVEVQGSEPYPSNPSNRSHYRLQERQGRVK